Proteins found in one Homalodisca vitripennis isolate AUS2020 chromosome 4, UT_GWSS_2.1, whole genome shotgun sequence genomic segment:
- the LOC124359671 gene encoding proton-coupled folate transporter-like yields MRISSVLKQVSVEPMLVLYYVAAAIATLAGTNLVLLKACNPHHSPAEGDTCDEVAAQKVVTAINTWRPSFEYSIPVLFILFAGAWSDAHGKRRKPLMILPIAGEIVTLFYITSSVYFWKWTPEMTALFESLFRGLTGGRTCFSFGAITYIADNTYPEQRTFRLAIITALIFISSPIGNALGGILRVTFGFYVVFNVCLILNLLALLSGLILMKRYNDEERLEKSCGLPELKKTWKTVFKERTGHNRTIILLMLIVSPLFGGCLIGEYSVLYFYLRYKFHWGEADYGFYSAFRMSLTFFGTLISIGVLSRMCRLSDEVIGLIATTSQIVAALGNTFAQFQWQMFLYPTLDLMHGAIYTVGHSIVSKVVDSVELGKVNSVLGTVDSLIPLIVFPLYNRTYSMTFQEKPGTFFLISVAFASVTWVIFLTVIVLRMKQSAKVHTTVN; encoded by the coding sequence ATGCGGATCAGTTCTGTGCTCAAGCAGGTGTCCGTGGAGCCTATGCTTGTGCTGTATTACGTGGCCGCAGCCATAGCGACCCTAGCCGGCACCAATCTGGTGCTGCTGAAAGCTTGCAATCCACATCATTCCCCGGCAGAAGGCGACACTTGCGACGAGGTGGCCGCCCAGAAGGTTGTGACCGCCATCAACACCTGGAGACCCAGCTTCGAGTACAGCATACCCGTACTGTTCATCCTCTTCGCGGGTGCCTGGAGTGATGCACACGGCAAGAGGAGAAAGCCTTTGATGATTCTTCCCATCGCGGGGGAAATTGTCACCCTCTTCTACATCACCAGCAGCGTCTACTTTTGGAAGTGGACTCCTGAAATGACCGCACTCTTCGAATCCTTATTCCGCGGCCTGACTGGAGGCCGGACGTGTTTTTCTTTTGGCGCGATCACCTACATTGCCGACAACACCTATCCCGAACAAAGGACCTTCCGTTTAGCCATAATCACTGCCCTGATATTCATCTCTTCTCCTATCGGTAACGCGTTGGGAGGTATTCTGAGAGTGACCTTCGGATTTTACGTGGTGTTTAACGTGTGTTTGATTTTGAACTTGTTAGCCTTGCTATCAGGGTTGATATTGATGAAGCGTTACAATGACGAGGAGCGTTTGGAAAAGTCTTGTGGTCTTCCGGAACTTAAAAAAACTTGGAAAACAGTGTTCAAAGAAAGAACAGGCCATAACAgaactattattttattgatgttgATAGTGTCTCCTCTATTTGGAGGATGTCTGATCGGCGAATATTCAGTACTTTATTTCTACCTCAGATACAAATTTCACTGGGGTGAAGCAGACTACGGTTTCTATTCAGCTTTTAGAATGTCCCTGACATTCTTCGGTACCTTGATATCGATAGGGGTGCTCTCAAGGATGTGCCGCCTCTCTGACGAGGTCATCGGCTTGATAGCAACGACGTCTCAGATAGTCGCCGCCCTGGGCAACACCTTCGCGCAGTTCCAATGGCAGATGTTCTTGTACCCCACTTTGGATCTAATGCACGGCGCCATTTATACTGTGGGTCACTCTATTGTATCCAAGGTGGTGGACTCTGTAGAGCTGGGGAAGGTCAACAGTGTCCTAGGAACCGTGGACTCCCTCATCCCCCTCATCGTGTTCCCTCTGTACAACAGGACGTACAGCATGACGTTCCAAGAGAAGCCGGGTACTTTCTTTCTAATCAGCGTGGCCTTCGCCAGTGTCACTTGGGTGATTTTCCTCACAGTCATCGTGCTCCGAATGAAGCAAAGTGCAAAAGTCCACACCACCGTCAACTGA